CCTCTACTCTTAACATCTGCAGCTGTTTCAATGACTTTAGCTTTTCTGACTTCCAATAAGGTAATAGAAGGAGTTGGAAAAACTGAGTGTTAGCAAATTTGATAGATAGCTAAGGACAAAAtgttccatttattaaaaaaactatGGCATCGTTCCCACTTTTGAGAATTCTCAATATAATCAAACTTTCAAGTTACAGAGAATGGGAGACATACGTAGGGATTGGAATAGCACAAAGGTGGTTCTCAGGAAACCTCATGGGTTATGGGCACCTTTCTGAAAGTTCACAGGTAGTCTATGGAGTCAGAAAAGTCTAGGCACAAATCCCGTCTCTAAGACTTAAAATTCTGggatatttaccattttaaacctGCCTTAGCCAAAGAGTTTTCACCTGTAAAAGAGAGGAAACTAAAAGATCATTGTGATTATCATTGTGATTTATTTGCTTCAAATGTCCCCTGAAAGTGAGATGACATACTATTCAGCCAGATGCTAGCTCCAAACTTGGCTATTTGGCAATCTACTCTTCAGGTTTGTTCCTTGTGCCTTCTCCTGTAGGTCTGGCCGAGGAGATACAAATAAGCAACTGAAGAATGAGGAACTACACAGTAATAAGAGAGTTCATCCTCCTGGGACTGTCTGATGACCCACAGCTTCAGGCTGTCATCTTCATCTTTCTGCTCATCACCTACatgctcagcatcactgggaACCTGACCATTATCACCCTGACCCTGCTGGACTCCCACCTCCAGAcccccatgtatttcttcctcagaAACTTCTCCTTACTAGAGGTGTCATTCACAACTGTCACTATACCCAGGATTCCTGAGCACCATTGTTACAGGAGATAAAACCATTTCCTTTAATGATTGCTATtgctcagttattttttttcattctcctggGAGCCACTGAATTTTACCTATTGGCCGTCATGTCCTATGACCGCTACTGTTGCCATCTGCAAACCTCTGCATTACACAACCATCATGAACCAGAGAGTCTGCATAATGCTTGTCTTCTCTTCTTGGCTCATTTCATTCTTAATCATATTCCCGGCACTCATGTTGCTCTTAAACCTTGATTACTGCAGGTCTAATATTATTGGCCATTTTACCTGTGATTATTTCCCCCTCCTACAACTTTCTTGTTCAGACaccaaattcctagaaataatgGGGTTTTCCTGTGCTGTGTTCACTCTAATGATAACCTTGGCACTGATATTCCTGTCCTACATATATATCATCAGCACAATTGTGCGGATTCCTTCTACCAGTCAGAGGACAAAGGCCTTTTCCACATGTTCATCCCATATGATTGTCATCTCCATCTCTTATGGCAGCTGCATCTTTATGTATATTAAACCCTCAGCAAATGAGAGAGTGTCTTTGAGCAAGGGTGTGGCTGTGCTCAACATCTCAGTAGCCCCGATGCTAAACCCCTTTATTTACAGCCTAAGGAATCAGCAAGTCAAGTGAGCCTTCACGGACATGGCAAAAAAGACTGTCtttcaaaagcaaatgaaatgatGTGGTGTAATGAATTAGAGACACattgcagggaaattttaaaatttcaatagtgTATTCAAATCACAATGGCCTCCATGCCATTCTTGTTTATGCTCTCTTTCCTTCTAGCAGTTTACAAGCCCATTTGTTTAGTATCTTTCTCATTCAATTTGGATAACTTTGCTTAAGTCTTTCTGACTCTCATTCTTCTGAACACTTGTTAGTTGCAACTTCTTAAACCAAAAACTTTTAAGGTAAAATTGCATTCTGAGTTTTGTTTAGGAAAGAAATAGTCACCAGGAATGGAGGACACTGTATAAAGATGTCTGATATTTCACTTACTTAGTACAGAAAACATAATCTTGTgagtttcatttatatttgacAGAAGTTCCCTTTACCATCTTGCAGTTTctctggaaacattttaaatgccatataatttactgaaaaatgtgaaggtttttatttaaaatctaaaaaacattACTTGCTGCTTGCTTTAATAGGGGATGtccaaataatttattcattgatttaaaaagtatatatttttaacaatatgttCTTCTGTACGGATAGTGCTAAATAGAGCTCCATATTCCCAATCCCATAATTACTCAGTAGATGCAGGCAGATACATACATAGTAGAAAATAGTGAAGAAATAGCCACTTTAGATATGAAGGATAAATTCACTTTCTGTAATTCCATGGACTAGTTTGAAACAGGGCATTTATCCAGATTATTTTATACCTAAATAAAATCACTTAAGTTTTGTAGAAGATAAAAGCTTCATATCAAAGCAAAgtcttccattttatataaaattaggaTTTCATCTGTTAAAATACTCACATTTATTCTGCTTGAGGCATTAATAAGTGCCTATAGTATTTtggaaaggggtgtgtgtgtgtgtgtaaagatgaaataatgatTATGGATAATAAAAAGTATTCTAAATTAAATAAACCAATTTTtggtaatagaaaaataaacctaattagttGTGCAACATTTCTAATAATCATTATGAGATACATTCACTTCAGAGATACAACACAGGATttgttg
This sequence is a window from Camelus ferus isolate YT-003-E chromosome 12, BCGSAC_Cfer_1.0, whole genome shotgun sequence. Protein-coding genes within it:
- the LOC102524424 gene encoding LOW QUALITY PROTEIN: olfactory receptor 6C1 (The sequence of the model RefSeq protein was modified relative to this genomic sequence to represent the inferred CDS: deleted 3 bases in 3 codons); this translates as MRNYTVIREFILLGLSDDPQLQAVIFIFLLITYMLSITGNLTIITLTLLDSHLQTPMYFFLRNFSLLEVSFTTVTIPRFLSTIVTGDKTISFNIAIAQLFFFILLGATEFYLLAVMSYDRYVAICKPLHYTTIMNQRVCIMLVFSSWLISFLIIFPALMLLLNLDYCRSNIIGHFTCDYFPLLQLSCSDTKFLEIMGFSCAVFTLMITLALIFLSYIYIISTIVRIPSTSQRTKAFSTCSSHMIVISISYGSCIFMYIKPSANERVSLSKGVAVLNISVAPMLNPFIYSLRNQQVK